The following are encoded together in the Methanosarcina flavescens genome:
- a CDS encoding DUF2795 domain-containing protein, whose product MRTSMADIEHALKGIDFPKSKSEIVSYAQSHGASEQVITDLQQLPDRSYTNAADVAQEFSGKRVGGER is encoded by the coding sequence ATGAGAACAAGTATGGCTGACATAGAACACGCACTGAAAGGCATCGATTTTCCTAAAAGCAAGAGCGAGATCGTTAGTTATGCTCAGAGTCACGGTGCAAGCGAACAGGTAATTACTGACTTGCAGCAGCTTCCAGACAGGTCATACACCAACGCTGCAGATGTAGCTCAGGAATTCAGCGGAAAACGTGTTGGTGGAGAAAGGTAA
- a CDS encoding DUF2795 domain-containing protein: MTGRGMGYPASRDDLVKFAEGKQASSDVLDLLRGIPEIEYNTPDDVTKEIERLESERVRPPKPKAQ, from the coding sequence ATGACCGGCAGAGGAATGGGTTATCCTGCAAGCAGAGATGACCTTGTAAAGTTTGCCGAAGGTAAGCAGGCAAGCAGTGATGTTCTGGACCTTCTAAGGGGAATACCTGAAATTGAGTATAACACCCCTGATGATGTTACCAAGGAAATCGAACGTCTGGAAAGTGAACGTGTCAGACCTCCGAAACCAAAAGCACAGTGA
- a CDS encoding diacylglycerol/polyprenol kinase family protein, translating into MANEYTQNLKCDYLDKRAVLKGEVERQLIHLSTGVILILLIRAAGDMALALLLFLLASHIAISVAILLDKLPLSLSTSLCKWGRASKQTIPLKGTILLLCGIILSFILFPEEIVYASIAIVAFGDSVATAAGVLAGKHKLPYSREKTVEGTVSGIISAFLASLFFVTPIQAFVGAAGGMLLESVIGLQTIRQFDSQMIFRFFFNDNLLIPLFSGLLMFIVGFL; encoded by the coding sequence ATGGCAAATGAATACACCCAGAATTTAAAGTGCGATTACCTCGATAAAAGAGCCGTTCTTAAAGGCGAGGTTGAGCGCCAGTTAATACACTTGTCGACGGGTGTAATTTTAATTCTTTTAATTCGGGCAGCCGGAGATATGGCTCTGGCTCTCCTGCTGTTTCTGCTTGCTTCTCATATAGCTATCTCAGTAGCCATTCTCCTCGATAAGCTCCCTCTTTCATTATCTACTTCCCTGTGCAAGTGGGGAAGGGCTTCGAAGCAGACTATACCGCTTAAAGGGACTATTCTGCTTCTTTGCGGCATAATCCTCTCCTTTATATTATTCCCTGAGGAAATAGTGTATGCTTCCATTGCGATAGTTGCTTTCGGGGATTCGGTAGCAACTGCTGCAGGTGTACTGGCAGGCAAGCATAAACTGCCATATTCGAGGGAAAAAACCGTAGAAGGAACAGTCTCAGGTATAATATCAGCCTTTCTGGCGTCTTTGTTTTTTGTGACCCCTATTCAGGCTTTTGTCGGGGCTGCAGGTGGGATGCTGCTAGAAAGCGTTATAGGTTTGCAAACAATCCGGCAATTTGACTCGCAAATGATATTCAGGTTTTTCTTTAATGATAATCTTTTGATTCCTTTGTTTTCAGGTCTACTTATGTTTATTGTGGGTTTTCTTTAA
- a CDS encoding calcium/sodium antiporter, translated as MIAENLLILMLSLVLLVKGSDYFVKSASTIAEKLGVSEFVIGLTLVAVGTSIPELASSIAAALQQASGIVIGNVVGSNIVNIGFIVGLAAVISPMKTEIEMLRRDGYIMLFAALLFFAFALNGELSILESAFFILIFIAYVFFLFEEAEKYEGKLHFKEFVVYFFKFEYIVRARQKLGSIRNESTGAEDFAPREGFAKDILILVVSCAAIIIGARYFVEKSIFFAEFLGIPETIIGTTLVAVGTSLPELVVTVTAARQDFGSIALGNIIGSNIANVFLILGLSGLIYPIAVDQISLFFTTPVMILISVLLLVFISTGWEIKRWEGVALMAFYAAFLLVLLSMG; from the coding sequence ATGATTGCAGAAAATCTTCTAATCCTTATGCTTAGCCTCGTTCTTCTGGTCAAAGGTTCAGACTACTTTGTAAAATCAGCTTCGACCATTGCGGAAAAACTGGGTGTCTCCGAATTTGTTATAGGGCTGACCCTTGTAGCAGTCGGGACATCGATTCCGGAACTTGCTTCGTCGATAGCTGCTGCTCTTCAGCAAGCAAGCGGTATTGTAATAGGAAATGTCGTTGGGTCAAATATCGTAAATATAGGGTTCATTGTCGGGCTGGCAGCAGTTATCTCTCCAATGAAGACCGAAATTGAGATGCTCAGGAGAGATGGTTATATCATGCTTTTTGCAGCTTTACTCTTCTTTGCTTTTGCCCTGAACGGGGAACTCTCGATACTGGAATCAGCCTTTTTCATACTTATCTTTATAGCCTATGTATTTTTCCTGTTTGAGGAAGCCGAGAAATACGAGGGAAAGCTGCATTTCAAGGAGTTCGTAGTATACTTTTTTAAGTTCGAATATATAGTCAGAGCAAGGCAAAAGCTCGGTAGTATCAGAAATGAAAGCACCGGAGCTGAGGATTTCGCGCCCAGAGAAGGTTTCGCAAAAGATATTCTGATTCTGGTAGTCAGTTGTGCAGCAATTATAATCGGGGCAAGGTATTTTGTAGAGAAGTCAATCTTTTTTGCAGAGTTCCTTGGGATTCCCGAAACCATAATAGGTACCACTCTTGTAGCAGTGGGCACTTCCCTCCCTGAGCTTGTGGTGACAGTAACTGCAGCAAGGCAGGATTTCGGAAGTATAGCCCTTGGTAATATTATAGGCTCAAACATCGCAAACGTATTTTTAATTCTTGGACTTTCAGGGTTGATCTATCCTATAGCTGTCGATCAAATAAGTCTATTCTTCACAACTCCGGTTATGATTTTGATAAGCGTGTTACTCCTCGTGTTTATCAGCACTGGCTGGGAAATAAAAAGGTGGGAAGGAGTGGCTTTAATGGCTTTTTATGCAGCTTTTCTTCTGGTGCTGCTCAGCATGGGTTGA
- a CDS encoding DUF2795 domain-containing protein: MRTSMADIEHALKGIDFPKSKSEIVSYAQSHGASEQIITDLQQLPDRSYTNAADVAQEFSGKRVGGER; encoded by the coding sequence ATGAGAACAAGTATGGCTGACATAGAACACGCACTGAAAGGCATCGATTTTCCTAAAAGCAAGAGCGAGATTGTTAGTTATGCTCAGAGTCACGGTGCAAGCGAACAGATAATTACTGACTTGCAGCAGCTTCCAGACAGATCATACACCAACGCTGCGGATGTAGCTCAGGAATTCAGCGGAAAACGTGTTGGTGGAGAAAGGTAA
- a CDS encoding DUF2795 domain-containing protein: MQTSPIEVQKALKDINYPVRKQGLIEHAKKHNASNEVMQVLESLPDKEYTNAADVSKEFSGK; the protein is encoded by the coding sequence ATGCAAACCAGTCCAATTGAAGTTCAAAAAGCTCTGAAGGATATAAATTATCCTGTAAGAAAGCAGGGCCTTATTGAGCATGCTAAAAAGCATAATGCCAGCAATGAGGTTATGCAGGTTCTTGAAAGTCTTCCAGACAAGGAATATACCAACGCTGCTGATGTTAGTAAAGAATTTTCTGGAAAGTAA
- a CDS encoding VOC family protein produces the protein MPTIVHFDIPADDLERAKSFYSKLFGWKFEKPIETMEYHLIDTEDLEGKKGPGGGLGKRGTAEQKITNFIGVPSVDEYLAKIEKLGGKVLMAKTAVPGMGYLAICMDTENNPFGIWEENEEAR, from the coding sequence ATGCCAACAATAGTCCACTTTGACATTCCGGCAGACGATCTTGAGCGAGCAAAGAGTTTTTATTCAAAACTGTTTGGCTGGAAATTTGAAAAGCCCATAGAAACAATGGAATATCACCTGATTGACACAGAAGACCTTGAAGGAAAAAAAGGGCCAGGTGGAGGCCTTGGAAAAAGGGGAACTGCAGAACAGAAAATTACGAATTTTATAGGTGTCCCCTCAGTGGATGAGTACCTTGCGAAAATTGAAAAACTCGGAGGTAAGGTGCTCATGGCAAAAACCGCCGTGCCAGGCATGGGATATCTTGCAATCTGCATGGATACTGAAAATAACCCCTTCGGGATCTGGGAAGAGAATGAGGAAGCTAGGTAA
- a CDS encoding DUF2795 domain-containing protein: MDYPVIKKQFIENVKKHDASSEVIECLEDLPDKECTNAADVSEEFEEK, from the coding sequence ATAGATTATCCCGTAATTAAGAAACAGTTTATTGAGAATGTTAAAAAGCATGACGCCAGCAGTGAGGTAATTGAATGTCTGGAAGATCTTCCGGACAAGGAGTGCACCAATGCTGCAGATGTCAGCGAGGAATTTGAAGAAAAATAA
- a CDS encoding DUF2795 domain-containing protein, protein MLFRGFLKDTEYPAEKRDLVKHAKMHNAGEGVLEDIRSLPDKVYTSASDVNKELENK, encoded by the coding sequence ATTCTGTTCAGAGGGTTTTTAAAAGATACAGAATATCCTGCAGAGAAGAGGGACCTTGTTAAGCACGCAAAGATGCATAATGCAGGCGAGGGTGTATTAGAAGACATCAGGAGTCTTCCGGACAAAGTATACACCAGCGCCTCAGATGTTAACAAGGAGTTAGAAAATAAGTAA